From the Drosophila simulans strain w501 chromosome 2L, Prin_Dsim_3.1, whole genome shotgun sequence genome, the window CATTGTTGttccatttctttttcaaAACTGGGCATTGTTaggcggccacgcccaccgccccgcTAACGGTTTCAATTGTAGTACATGCACggcaatttgtttgatttctcTCTGACTCTGCTGACATGTCCAACATTTTCACTGACCTGTCCCACGATGAAAAGTCTTGCCGGTGTATGGGGTTTTCCAGCCATCTCCAGCACGCAGAGGAAAATCATGTCGATTCTTACTTTTTCCCTATAATTCGAAGTTTTAGATCGCTGGTTTCGAGAGAAAGCCGTTTCCTGTGCTTAATAATCTTTCagtgaatattattatttcttataatTTCTGCTTTCTATTTTTACGGTGTAGGCGTCTATTGACATctaaaattactttttggccatacacttttgatttatttcgtttatttcTTATGGCTGTCAATTTCAAACATTTGTCAACTGACacaaataaagtgaaatatgaaattttgtGACAGTTCTTCAAACATGTTTTCACCAAAAATCCCCCGGGGATTTGGTTAGATTCCCTCGCTTGACCTGCAAAtgatttttgatattttaaccgagttttgtttttggttttaagaccttttaatttattggttcGTTTTATTGAAGCTGAAACTTTAAGTAAAGCCTAagttgccattttcatttatttagctGTACTATTTTTCCCacatgaaaatttaaattcatttctaCAATTTCTCTTAcccatttttggcaaattaaaatgaattggGCAATTTGTATGCGTACATATAGTATGATTGCCATAAATAATAgcttgcttttatttttctaccCATTCTCATGTTGTTTTTGCCGATTATTAGCTTAAAGTAGACACGAGGCCATTAATAAAATCCGAAATCATGGCAAACGGGTAGAAcgaaaattacgcatacgccgcgtggtaCGAAACAAACTTGACATTGAACTTGCCGTTCGATATTCCGAAGGCCATTCGAGGATGGTTGGCGACAGTTGGGGGTgacattaaatattcatttggcAGCCGGCTGCCATGACAACAATAAAAAGTGGCCCCAACAGGGCCGAGAAAAGATATAGCGAAGAAGggacaatatttttttaattgtttgacCAAAATGTTCGATATACATGCATAGACCGAACGTCCCTCTGCTCTCCAGGGGTGTAAGATATCTTTTGGACTGGTTTCCTAGGGACGCTGATGGGTGGTCGTAATGAAGCCACATAAATCTCGGCACTAAATATATTTGCCAAGTTCGGGGAGCTGGGGAAGTGAGGCAATTAATCTTTTGCTGGAAGATATATAAAAGTTAGCAAACAGCAACTGACAAAAATCTATAAGCtggtgaacaaaaaataaaacagttgtgaaaaatatataaattgaggacaaaacaaaaaattgtatttttttgttaaatatatagtacGAATTTTCATAAATCCCAATAAAAGAACTGCTATTATTGGaggtttttttaaataaatatatcctgTTGCTAATATCGCGCCTCTGACTGTAGCTGAAAACTTTTTTTGGCCGGCAGACCAGGACACGTAAAAAAACACTCAAGGGAGGAAAGTCGTTTGCCTTTGGGTCAAACGGGCAGGGGACATCGTCGGGCCAGAAAAGTAATAGCACAATAAATGTGCATCAGGCAGCCAGAAATCACCGCAGTTAGGAGGCTCCGCTTTCCCCCGTGCGTGTAAATTATAGATAACCGTGTTAATGTTGCAGTGCCACTCCTCCCTTGCCCCGCCCCCAACCGAAATGGTTCTTTGAACGGCGACAGaacccaaacaaacaaagttgCCAGCGCAAAGTTTTTGGCCCTGCCTGCcagaagttggccaaaagtgtgCCAAAGAGCTTCGGCGGATGCGCGATACATTTCCACAGCCACTTCCTGCGTGTCCTGGACAAATTCCGGCATCCTCCTTGTTGAAGTGTAAGGAGCTTTCTTAGTTCCTCCCTCCAATttgttgattattatttattggtGCTGCCGTCGGTCGGGGCATTGACAACTTTAAAACGCGTTCGAGTGTTTATCACTTTCATTTTTAGCACTTGCCGTGTATTTTCCGCTGTGTTTTGGGAAAAttagcaatttaaataatttaattacgtCGTGACCTGCAATTTGCGGCGCTAATTAAAACGTGCCAATGTCCACGTGCCCGGACTAGCTTTTCTGGTATTTGAGTTGGAGAAGCTAACGAAATTTGAACGCTCCATATTCATTAGTTATGCGCTTTGCCTCtgaatttgtttgcctgtAAGTACACGTAGTTTTCGGCTAAAACTTTTTTAAAGGTATTTGCATAGGACGTGAGTTCTTTGAAATGTAAATTCCTCCACCTGTACATGCAAATGTATCATTCTGTGTGGGAGTTCTAATTGGTTTTGGATTTTGGTTTATATTAGCTCAAATTTGCCTGCCACAGTGAAAAATCTGCGGAAAATTTAGAAGTTGGATTTTAGATTTGAATGAATTTTTCAGCTAATTACCCACGTTGTGCAAAAAAGTGTCGTTCTAACctcttttgtttgttaatatTCACTTAACACCCGTCGATTAAAACTGAATGAGCAATTACTCACGTTGTCAATTGTATTTAACCATTTTTGAACTCGCTAAGTAAATGAAATTGGGCAAATTGTTCATTGAGCATAAATTTGTGTATTATATTGTTTGTTTACGATTTGAGTTTCTGGAGCGGAAATTGATTGTGTTTAATTTCCAGCACAGCGACCAcaatgaaaatgtatatatatattttttttgtttttttttttaacttggcagcaattgcagcagggcaacaaagtaaataaaaaattagaGAACCAGAGAATCCGAAACTGAAACTCGTGTTGCGACTGGGAATTGTTTTACGTGGTATTTCGTGGGCTTCGAGGGTATATAGTGTTTGTGCTTTCATTTGGATATTCATATCATGTATTGAAAATACAACTACAAACGGATTACTCacttgttttgatttattcatGCGCTTAATTCGATAATTGAAAACTATAATTAGATTATTACAAttgtgttttgcatttaaatgtattttctttCAAGAAATGCAGCTACCTATCGAGTATATACTTCCAATTGGGTACcgggtatcttatagtcgcattttaaatacaagttccaactgtttttattgtCGGTTGCCAACTTTGCGAGGTggcggaaaatggcaaaagagAATTGCATTAACTCCACTTGCAGCGAAAACCGCAGCCGAAAAGCTTTTGCCACAGAAATCTAATTTAGCACTCTCGCTCTTCTCTTTTTCCAACTAGATGTCGCATCAACTGCAGCAGACACGCCGCCGTTTGGGCTCCGTTAGCGATTCGGCGCCACCATCGGAGTCCAGTGAGGGCACAGGCTCCTCCCTGGAGCCCCGGGACGAGCTGATTCTCCATCCGGACTGGTCGGCACACTCGCATTCGTCGGCACAGAGGAGCAGCGCCCATGGAACCACATCGCTGTACAACGCCTCGGATATCGATGCGGATACCATCAGCACGGACACCACGAGCAACACAAATCTATCGGACTACGAACGTGGTCAGGTGGAGAGTTTCTTCGGCGGATTGGGTACAGAGATATTCGTGAGCGGCGCTTTGGCCAATCTCTACGAGGGAACCGGAAACGATGGCGACTGGCGTTTGGTGTTCACCGGCATACCGGTGATACTGCACGACAAGGGAAACTCCAAGGCCAGAGCCATACCCAGAGTTACTCTGGTTCTGGCGGAGAGGGGCTCCTGCTTCGCCCTGTGGTCGGATCGGATTGACAACCTGTCGAACTATCGGATCGCCGGTCCCTCGTTCCACACCATGTGCCGGTCCAGCAATCATCAGCAGATGATTGGCTTCAGCTTCGATTCCACGGATGCGGCACGCGAGTTGTGGCAGCACGTGGAGCGTTTGGTCAGCAATCCGGAGAATGAGGCTCTAACCGTGGCCGGAACCCGCAAGCAGAAGAAACAGAAGCGCGTCAAGCCGGCTCCCTTGCCACCGAAGTCACAGATTTCGCATCCATGCCAGTTCCACCACGTGACCAGTGTGGTCAAGGAGGACAGCGAGCGGTACTACAGCATGCAGGCCTTCGGACCCCCCAATCCCCAGCAGCATCGTTGAGTAGGGTCGGGCGCGTGGATCTGGAACACGAGCGCCCTATGGTGGCAGAACTGAATCTGCCCCGAAGCCACAACCCAACACAACCACGACAAAATCCAGGAAAAACAACCCCTTAGTTCGTATGGCTAGTTATAGATCCATTTGTTATAGGCCTAAGTTATGCCAATGTGCGATCCGAGCGCGGAACTCGGCCAACACATTTATCTGTGATACGATTTAGGCGTCTTTACTTTAGAAGAGGATACTGATAACACAATTTGAtaaagaacatttttaaacGAAGAACATAGCAAATGAAGCGAGAGTTTTTGCAAGTTATTAAAGCATATAGCATATTAAGCGATTAACGTTTGTCGATAAGCAAGTTTTTGTAAAACCTTTTCTAATATCACACATATACCCTTATGCATAATTATATTCGTACCATATAGTCCTGATATCTATCGAGTAATCTTTATGTCCACACTCGCAGGCACTGCGAATGATTTTGATGCCTGAAAAGCTTGCTTTCCTATCGGATTATTGACTAAGCCCagacaaagatacaaaaactGTTTTTTGAAATCGATGTATCATAttacacacataaatatatatgctatatTACACctatctatatattatatgtagcTCTAAGCATTACATCATAGCCACTTGTCTGTATATCTACGAACTTCATATTTTGCCTGTGCAAAACAATCGCGAGAATCAAATAAAGCTGACAAAGAGagcaaattaaatgtgaaaattaTTCTTAATTGGTTTGTTTTAGAGGCAATCTAAATCACTTAATCGggtttcaaattaaaatgaatttaaataatcaGGTTATGGGCAGTGCCAGATTGGGtgtaatttattgaatttatgtcattataaaaaccaataaTTAAACAGCCAATGTGTAGTGAAAGCGATTAAGTGAAAAGAGCTTTAGGTGCCTGGAGTGGTACTAccaatttttatataatttgtttgcagAGGCTTATGGTACACAAGTGCAATCAAATGAGATCAACATCCATCAGTTCTCATTAATCCCAGCTCTTTTGCAACCTCTCCAAATTCAATGACATAATCTAGCATATCAAACTTCAATCATTTACCCCCATGACTCAATTACTTACCATTGAATGCACTGCCAATtacaataacaattaaagCCATTACGACTGGAGAAGTGAGCCCGCATAATAATGCGGCCATGTGTATGAagatatatgcatatggaTGCTGCACCGAAACGGGAGCTGATTCTGTTTCTGATTGACCGATGGCAGTAGCCACGGCCATAAATGATGTTGCGGTGCACTCGGGTGACACTCCAATCCAACAGCTCCACCTCACCTCCCTCCCCTTTTGGCCCATTGCACAGGCGGGTTGCatatttatgctaattaagatACATCCACATCGAGTGGCAGCCAAAAGTGGTGGACAGTCTCTTGCATTTTATGGCCgcttttcgttttattgttttatgtgtGCATCGCCATTGTTAATGCTGTTTGTGGTgagcatttaatatttcatgtCGGACAATTAAAATAGCAACAATTTTTGCTTGCCACGCTGTTGAATAATGTGTGCAGTTATGCcgacttggccaacagctCGACTCCCAGGCGGACTCCAAATGGCCGGGCATCCATCTAGCTGATGCAATGGCAGCGCAATTGTTTCGCTGCCGGGCGACACTTGATTCCCACAGCAGAAAGTCTAATTAAGTGCCGACCTTGATTAAGTGCGAACAATGCAAGCGAATTGAAACAATGCGGGGAAATGGGTTAAACCTGAGCTAAAGTACATGAAGTGCCGACTTGGTCTCTAGATCAAGTCGTATTATGGGTCGCTTCTCACACAGTACTTAGTAAATCATGCAATTCCAACTACTATGCACTTACCATTTTGGATTTTGGTTAGTGCGTAAGTCTGGCTTAATATAAACAGGAAAACGAGTAAAAGTGCTTGGATAACTTGAGGCTCTCGAATTTAATCGATTTCGCTTGTCATTCACGAGTATTATTCGCACTCTGTGTTTATCCAAATGTGGCGCTCGGAACCCATCATACTCCTCCGATTTCCATTCAAAATACAAACCAAAGCGATTTAATCAAAAACATGCTAAGCCGGCAAAAACTCAGTTTGGCATTCAACTTTGTATTGgtcgatgtgtgtgtgtaatggCCAATTCACTGGTTGCATTTTTGATGTGGCCAAAGACGTGTATTGGCATTGTCCGCAAGCGGAGCAGCCGGACTAATGGCAAAAGCAATCCCCATGATTCCGCAGCTGCCAAACCATTCCCAGTGCCGAGAACTGATCCCTGCGAAAACATGCAAATTCATGGACAAAGCCATTCCTAACTCAACTCACAACTCTgtggaaaaattcaaaaattgcatttgcgttCAGTTTCGAAATGGAGATTacccacacacaaaatatgcacagccaaaaaaaaagtattggAAATAAACAATCGATTTTCTACATAGTAATGATGATTGCAGACTAGAAAGTTAATAACAAAGTTTCTTTCTGAGAAATAACTCTTAATGTTGAGATAGAATATAACAAGTattaatttattcatattcTTCTCCAATTTTGAAATTCTGCAGATGCCTAGAATTTTCTTAACTGTAGCAGTTCCTATTTCCATTTGGTTGTGGGTGCATGGGTGAGCCgcaaacattttgattattttagtTGACTGGTGCAAAAGTGCGGCTTAATTGTTGCCAACAAACAATAAGCGGAAGCTTGTGGCTTTAACAAATCTCGACAAGCCAAAGGGGGGAGGGCGATggcaagttggccaaaatgtcaATGTAAGCCCACAATCGACAGCATTAAAATCATCTCAGATGCCAGTCAGGCACCCACCATactatgatgatgatggtggtgatgatgatgatgatgctgctgctactgAATCTTTTGTGCtagaaaaaaaaccattacagGCCAAGAGGAAAGTAGATGGGTTTACTTCAAGGTAAGGCGTTGCCAGAGGTTTCAGCTCCATTTCTTCACTTTCCTCGTCGCTATTCTTTATGGCAGCTTTTCAACGCGTGTTCtgtatttgtaaacaatttggAGTGACACCAAAGGCACTTGTGACCTTCCCAGTCCGCCTTTTATTCCACCCATCCAGCTTTTGTGGCGAGCACAcgtgtatttattttggacCCTGCACCACACGCATCATGTTTGGCTTTGTGGACTTAAACTTGTCCGCATTTCCATAGTTTGTGTCCTAGTTTTTCCTTGGCAACGCATTTCAAATGCCACTTTCCTGAGGGGCAGCAAATCCCGAAAGCCAACCCTTTGTGGAGCGGAGGAGAGTACGCATAAAGtgccaatttaatttgaattgcaTACGATTTTAATCCATAGTTCTCATCaatttttaactatttttatttgctattgATTTGACTGAATTGGATTCGCAATATTCAGGCTTTACCGAGGGGGCTTTGTGCTATGAAAATTTAGAGAAGGCTTAAATATACAAACTATTctattgttttgcatttgagCTAACAAAACGAATCTAAATACCTCTCTTCCATTTACATAATTTAGTCCCTGACTGACGGGCAATTTGTTAAGAACGCAGAGTGTTATATCAAATCCTCAACGATATTAATTATGGGCTAGGCCAACTCCTTCCTCTTTTTCCGATTTGCAGTCTGGCTTCTCTTGCGGCTTATGCCACACCTGAGTGACTGCGACTCTAATGGCCGCATCTCCTCCGCCGTGGAACTCCTCCTGCTCCaactcgtcctcctcctcctcgatgcGAAAGATCAAAAGTCGCCAGGAGACACGGAGCGGGGATGCAGAGGCAGCAGATCAAAGAGTTAAACCTGTtggagaagaagaaggaaCTCAATTGCAAGACGAAACGATATGCACTCCCCGCTGTTAGCAACTCATACTCCTGGCTCATGTGGCAAGATCGGGCGGCAGAAAATAAGCGGCAGGGGCCACAGGCACACACATGGGGCAGCAACCAGCACCACCCGCTCGACCGCTCATAAACATGTTTTCTGGATATGTTTGTCTTCTGTTCACtctaaaaaatttaataaaacagtCTAACTAATtctggaaaaattaaattagtaagATAATCTTATGAGTAATGCAGAAGCTTACTTTTTCAATGACAAATTAAAGATATATTATGAATAATGGAGGCAACTTTATTGGAATGTCAAGTGAATATCATTGTATTTACATTGACTTAAAAGTAagctatttgttttataaattctaaatgtatatatacttaagATGGTTTTATacattcatatacatatatatatgcaactGATAGGCATTTTCTGAGAGTGTTTATGTTCTTTGTGCCGCCGAGATTCCTCTCCCCTGGCCGCCGGAACTGGGGGCAGTCAAGCGAGGCGATCTCGTCGGCCAAGTTCATTGCTCTGGGTGTCGTCTGTGGCAAGTCTGTGCCGCAAATGATGAGGATGGGGCGGATGGGGCATTAGTTACCACTCACGTGTGTTGTGTAATTTCGAACATGCAAAAATATGCATCTTGATTGGCGTTGACGACTCTTCAGTGGGATTGCCATGCACATAGATCCACATTAAAAGCGTTTACTGAacttttgattaattgcaCATTCCCAGGCGCCGGCCACCGTTTGCCTTGCATATGAACTTGGTCCGGAAAACGGGTTGCATGTGCTGCAgtcaatttttgatttatttgacaGGCTACCGAGATGCGGCAGGCGGTACAATGCGTTTGACACTTTtcccatttgcataattccgCCGATGGTCCAGGTCGATGGAACTGGTGGTAATAATGGCCAGAGGAGTCAATCAACTAGGTCTGAATTGGTCGAGCTACTCTTGTCCAGCAGGTGAGCGACCGACCAAAAGTGTTATATCTGCAacaatgttgtttttttgatCCTCAGCCATttgtatattgtttattaagtAACAATCTGTTTGAAATaaagcatttttatatattaatcattttttaaataaactgtTGCTTCATTTAAACTTATCCACCTTACGGCTAATCTGAGAACTACTCGCAAGCAGCGCTCTATCGGCTAATTTTGGAAACTTTAAACTATACATGTAGATAGTGCTGACACTTTTTctacacaaaatatacaaagacAGTCAAAGGTTCGCAGAATAATGTAATGTGACACTATTATTTACACTAAGTATCAATTTCAAATGCGAGTTTTTTCTCAAGTACTTTAATGGAACTTCCATCAGTTGGCCTTCTATTGCGTTAGAATGAAGTTCATATATTTCTTCATTGTTGCTTTAATTTTAGTGGCCTATGTGGAGTCCATGGTTTTTGTGAAGATACTGCACAGTGATAGTAATGCCTTGAGAAAACTTTATATGtaagaataataaaatctCGTTAAAATGCCTTGGTAGAGTACCCCGGCCAGTGTTACCCCATCCATGTCCGAGTGGGTAAAAAAAAGCAATACGATGTTTTTGCCCTACAGCCTGGCGAGGAAGTCAGTGATCCAAACACTTGCGGCGTGCAGGTTTGCATGAACGCCGAAGGACTTACTCATGTTTACTAGTAAGATCGATCCAATTTGAAATGGTATACCCTAATGCATATGATATCCAAGCTATTTTCCAGCTGTCCTCGCACTTTGCCGAGCAGTGGCTGCCAGGACGATAAGGCCATGGACTTGTTGCTAAAATTTCCGGAATGCTGTTGGACTTGTGCCACCAGTAGGGACTGCGATGAAGACCAGTCCTTTCCTTCCTATCCTTATCCTCCCGACATACATAatgatcaaccagaataatcAATAATGCCACAAAAAAGTTACATTTTCCGAAATGTAGAAACCATATTTTATTCTGagttattttgaaaaaatacaaatgcaaagaAAAAGTTTACTACTCTAGCAGTATTTGCTCTTGAAGTCATAGTCATCCTCCGATCCGGTGGCCAGTAGCTCCTCCTTGCAGCCATGGTGCAGTCGATGCACATCCGTGTCGAAGCACTCATCGTGGAGTCGTTTGTCCCGGCTTTTACTTCGCTGCCGCCTGGAATGGGATGAGTGAccgtgtccgtgtccatgTCCGTGGTGATTGTGCACGTGGCTGCTGGAACCATGATGATGCTCAGACGGTGGGGGGTGATGGCTGCTGCCTGAATGGAGTGTCGCCTTATGGTGGAAGGAAGTTGGCGGAGGACTGAGCTCCCTTGGCGGGCGACAGTGGCTGGATGGTGGTATGGGATCATCGAACCGAGGACATGGATGATCTCCAACTGGCGAAGCTGTTTCATAGCGTTTCGAAAGCATCGTGAACTCCTGATGTGCGGAGCACAGGGCCTGCAGACGATGCAGAAGATCCGTTTCCGGCAGGTCGCGAAGATGCAGTGTCCTGGCAACCGACGTGCGGAAGGATTGCAAATGCGAAAGGCGCTGATTGGCATCCGAGAGTTGGGAACTCAAGCGGCTGACATCATCGCGCATTGACTGAAATTTGGAGAAGCAttgagtttttaattttctacataagctaaacttttaattacatttattagCGCCTCATCGCGGCATCTGCGATTCTGATTGGATTCACAGGAGGATTTGAGGCGCTCCTTCATGGCATTAAGTTGGGATAGCAGGCGCGTCTTCTCGTCCTCCAGATCGCATATCTGTGTGGACAGCTCATCGATCTTTCGAGCCCTCTCCAACGAGGTTATCTTGTACTCCACAGCCTCGGCCAGCTGGGCCTTGACCTCTGCTATCTGTGACCGGGCATCGGCCAGCTGGGCACTCAACTTGTCCACCTGCTTGGCCGCCTTCTTGGCCCGGCAAACGGCATCATCCCGTTCACCCTGCAGCATGCACTTCCCCCGCGCACCGTCCTCTATGATGGCCAGCTTGCGACGCAGTAGCTCCAGGTGGAGATCGCGTCGCTGCACTTGCTCCCTGAGAACTCGAACACGTCGCTGCAGGTTGTAGACACTGGTACTTTCCTTGAGGGGAATGTCATGACAGGATCTCTCGCGGCGAAGTTTCCCATGACCATGTCCGTGATCACAGCAACCCTTATCCGGGctgtgatgatgatgatgatgggatGCCTCGTGGTCGCAGTGAGCGGCGAGTCTTTCGGCTCTCTCAAGCAAGTTCTCCGCCATTAGATTGGTATCAGTTCCAAGAGCCGGAGGGGCAGAGCACTCACCCCAGTTCATCGCGAGGGCCAGTCGCTGCAGGAACTCAGATAGACCCATGTGATCCTTTCGAAGAGTATGGATCTCGGCATGGCACTTCTCCAAGCGCTCAGTTAGCTCACATTTCTGTGCCTCGCCAGAACGGAGGCGACATTCCGTCGTCTGTTGGGTCTCCTTGAGCTTCTCATGCTCCGAGTTCAGCTGATCTCGCAGAGAATGCATTTGCTAGAGGGAATACAAATCGTTTTATTATCTgttaaattatgaattaatAAGTTCTATTACCGCATGCATGGCCTGGTTCTCCGCCAGAGTCTCTCTCAGCTTGTCCTTGATGAGCGTTTCGCACGGTTCGGGAACATTCAAGAGATTGCTCAATCCCCGCAAGAACTGCAGGCGATCGCCCTGAGTCCGGTCCAGGTTGTTTTGCAAGCGATGGCATCGCGACTCAAAGCCGCGCAGTTCTTCCTTGAGCTTCTCGCCGTTGATTTCCGATTCGGTCAAGCGATCCCTTTGGATCTGAAGATCCCTTTCGTATTGGCGACAGCGTCCTTCCAGCTCGTGGTTGTGATTGCCAGCTCCATCGAGTTGGGCCGTGAGGCGCTGCTTCTCAATGTTGGCCAGTGACTTCAAGTTGAGCAGTTCATTTTCGCAGGAGCTCAGCGTGTCGCAGGTGGAACTGACCTTGGCCTTCGTCCTTTGCAGCTCCACCATCACCTCCTCGGCCCGCGAGATGATGCACTCGGGTGTGGCATGGGAATTCTGGTTGCCATCGCACACATCCATTCCCAAAGTTATGCTAAGCCGTCGCAGGAGATCGTGCAACTGAGCCTTGACCTGCTCCTTTTGCGATTCCTCGCTGGCCATATGCGTTTCCAGATGCTGTATCTTGCAGATTAGCTCCTTGTTGCGCTCGTCGGAGCTACGCTTCTCCCGCTGAACCGTCTGAATGGTGGAATCACATCGGGCCTGGACAGCCTGCTCCCTGCTCTCCGAGTTTTGCAGACGACTCTGAAGGGATCCGATGAGGGCAGTCTGCCGAGCAGCCTGGGCTCGCAGATTCTCGATATCCACATCTTTGCTGCACAAGGCGGTACGCGCTTCAGCAAGCTAGGataagtttaaatatatgtatatcctttACATTACTTGTTTCCATAATAAATTGATGCTTTTATTTACCTCCCCCGTAAGTCGCTCCTTTTTGTAGGACAACGCAGCCAGTTCACTGCGCAGCGTGGTGGTCAAG encodes:
- the LOC6732692 gene encoding uncharacterized protein LOC6732692 isoform X2, yielding MSHQLQQTRRRLGSVSDSAPPSESSEGTGSSLEPRDELILHPDWSAHSHSSAQRSSAHGTTSLYNASDIDADTISTDTTSNTNLSDYERGQVESFFGGLGTEIFVSGALANLYEGTGNDGDWRLVFTGIPVILHDKGNSKARAIPRVTLVLAERGSCFALWSDRIDNLSNYRIAGPSFHTMCRSSNHQQMIGFSFDSTDAARELWQHVERLVSNPENEALTVAGTRKQKKQKRVKPAPLPPKSQISHPCQFHHVTSVVKEDSERYYSMQAFGPPNPQQHR
- the LOC6732692 gene encoding uncharacterized protein LOC6732692 isoform X1, producing the protein MMSHQLQQTRRRLGSVSDSAPPSESSEGTGSSLEPRDELILHPDWSAHSHSSAQRSSAHGTTSLYNASDIDADTISTDTTSNTNLSDYERGQVESFFGGLGTEIFVSGALANLYEGTGNDGDWRLVFTGIPVILHDKGNSKARAIPRVTLVLAERGSCFALWSDRIDNLSNYRIAGPSFHTMCRSSNHQQMIGFSFDSTDAARELWQHVERLVSNPENEALTVAGTRKQKKQKRVKPAPLPPKSQISHPCQFHHVTSVVKEDSERYYSMQAFGPPNPQQHR
- the LOC6732693 gene encoding uncharacterized protein LOC6732693 isoform X2, with translation MKFIYFFIVALILVAYVESMVFVKILHSDKYPGQCYPIHVRVGKKKQYDVFALQPGEEVSDPNTCGVQVCMNAEGLTHVYYYFPAVLALCRAVAARTIRPWTCC
- the LOC6732693 gene encoding uncharacterized protein LOC6732693 isoform X1, whose protein sequence is MKFIYFFIVALILVAYVESMVFVKILHSDKYPGQCYPIHVRVGKKKQYDVFALQPGEEVSDPNTCGVQVCMNAEGLTHVYYCPRTLPSSGCQDDKAMDLLLKFPECCWTCATSRDCDEDQSFPSYPYPPDIHNDQPE
- the LOC6732694 gene encoding coiled-coil domain-containing protein 170 isoform X2 gives rise to the protein MPSENHLHHHRLGHTGGLSPHHHHLLDTSCSNTGITVTEHHHGLDLTTTLRSELAALSYKKERLTGELAEARTALCSKDVDIENLRAQAARQTALIGSLQSRLQNSESREQAVQARCDSTIQTVQREKRSSDERNKELICKIQHLETHMASEESQKEQVKAQLHDLLRRLSITLGMDVCDGNQNSHATPECIISRAEEVMVELQRTKAKVSSTCDTLSSCENELLNLKSLANIEKQRLTAQLDGAGNHNHELEGRCRQYERDLQIQRDRLTESEINGEKLKEELRGFESRCHRLQNNLDRTQGDRLQFLRGLSNLLNVPEPCETLIKDKLRETLAENQAMHAQMHSLRDQLNSEHEKLKETQQTTECRLRSGEAQKCELTERLEKCHAEIHTLRKDHMGLSEFLQRLALAMNWGECSAPPALGTDTNLMAENLLERAERLAAHCDHEASHHHHHHSPDKGCCDHGHGHGKLRRERSCHDIPLKESTSVYNLQRRVRVLREQVQRRDLHLELLRRKLAIIEDGARGKCMLQGERDDAVCRAKKAAKQVDKLSAQLADARSQIAEVKAQLAEAVEYKITSLERARKIDELSTQICDLEDEKTRLLSQLNAMKERLKSSCESNQNRRCRDEALINSMRDDVSRLSSQLSDANQRLSHLQSFRTSVARTLHLRDLPETDLLHRLQALCSAHQEFTMLSKRYETASPVGDHPCPRFDDPIPPSSHCRPPRELSPPPTSFHHKATLHSGSSHHPPPSEHHHGSSSHVHNHHGHGHGHGHSSHSRRQRSKSRDKRLHDECFDTDVHRLHHGCKEELLATGSEDDYDFKSKYC
- the LOC6732694 gene encoding coiled-coil domain-containing protein 170 isoform X1 → MPTNPRPTTNGNTPEDWQVFEVLFGADQDPKSIPARMTTMSPLPQPAIPFCQLDTSCSNTGITVTEHHHGLDLTTTLRSELAALSYKKERLTGELAEARTALCSKDVDIENLRAQAARQTALIGSLQSRLQNSESREQAVQARCDSTIQTVQREKRSSDERNKELICKIQHLETHMASEESQKEQVKAQLHDLLRRLSITLGMDVCDGNQNSHATPECIISRAEEVMVELQRTKAKVSSTCDTLSSCENELLNLKSLANIEKQRLTAQLDGAGNHNHELEGRCRQYERDLQIQRDRLTESEINGEKLKEELRGFESRCHRLQNNLDRTQGDRLQFLRGLSNLLNVPEPCETLIKDKLRETLAENQAMHAQMHSLRDQLNSEHEKLKETQQTTECRLRSGEAQKCELTERLEKCHAEIHTLRKDHMGLSEFLQRLALAMNWGECSAPPALGTDTNLMAENLLERAERLAAHCDHEASHHHHHHSPDKGCCDHGHGHGKLRRERSCHDIPLKESTSVYNLQRRVRVLREQVQRRDLHLELLRRKLAIIEDGARGKCMLQGERDDAVCRAKKAAKQVDKLSAQLADARSQIAEVKAQLAEAVEYKITSLERARKIDELSTQICDLEDEKTRLLSQLNAMKERLKSSCESNQNRRCRDEALINSMRDDVSRLSSQLSDANQRLSHLQSFRTSVARTLHLRDLPETDLLHRLQALCSAHQEFTMLSKRYETASPVGDHPCPRFDDPIPPSSHCRPPRELSPPPTSFHHKATLHSGSSHHPPPSEHHHGSSSHVHNHHGHGHGHGHSSHSRRQRSKSRDKRLHDECFDTDVHRLHHGCKEELLATGSEDDYDFKSKYC